From Paenibacillus sp. FSL H8-0537:
TAGCATTTGCTGAATTCGTTCATAGCCGCTGTAACGACTGTGAATTCTATTATAATTGATATTTATAATACCGTCAAGTATTATAAATACCTTTTCGAGAGACGGAGGGTATTACCATGGCGATGGGAGCAAGGATCAAGCAATTGCGCACACAACGAGGGCTAACGCAGCAGGAAATTGCTGAACAGCTTGGCATGGGACGTTCAAATTTTGGGCATATCGAAAACGATCGTGTCGTTCCAACTAGTGAGGATTTGCAGAAAATTGCAGACATTTTGCATACGACTGCCGACTATTTGCTCGGACGCCGCGATGCGTTTGCGGAGCACGTGCCGGACTGGGCAACTGCCAAAGACAAACGGGATTTCAAAAAAATGCTGGAGGAAGACGGAGAAGTCATGTTTGATGGCGTTCCGATGAGCCAGGGCGACCGCCAGCGTGTCATGGATGTGCTGACCGGACTATTCTGGGAAGCTAAGCAGATGAACAAACGTGCTCCCAAACCAGAGATAACGGACAAAACAACAGATCATACCGAAGGGTAGGTGCTGCCATGGACAAACTAATACTGCGCCTTGTACGAAAATTCCAGACAAGAGATCCTTTTGTGATCGCAAACGGTTTGGGTATCCATATTCGTTATGCCGATCTGGGGCATGAAACGCGAGGCTTTTATTATAAGAAGCTGCGCCGTCGATTTATCGTCATACACGAGCGTCTGCCGGATGACTGGCAGCGTTTTGTGTGCGCGCATGAGCTGGGACATGACCGCCTGCATCCCGGCTTTAGCCGTTTTTGGCTGGACGAGCAGTCCTTTATCAATGTTGGAAAATATGAGCGCCAAGCGAATAAATTCGCCGTCCGCCTGCTGACCTCAGGTGACACGATCGGCCGCTCGGAATCGATCGGCGAGCTGCTGCAGCGCAACGGCGTGCCAAAGGAAATGGATAAGTTTTATTTTTAGCTGCTTCATTCATGGAAAATAGAAAGGAAACCACCAAGAGCTCCAGAACGCCAATCGGCGGCTTGGAGCTCTTGGTGCTGCAATTATTTTATAAATACTTCTCCAAAATATTCACAAACGCCGTCAACGTCGCCAAATCCGTCTCATCAAACCGCGAGAATTGCGGACTATCGATGTCGAGCACGCCAATAACCGCTCCATCCCGTTTCAAGGGAATGACCAGCTCGGAATTCGATGCGCTGTCGCAGGCAATATGGCCGGGAAATTGATGCACATCCGCTACCAATACCGCCTCGCCGCGGCTAACCGCTGTTCCACAAACACCTCTGCCCACTTTGATGCGCGTACATGCCGGCTTGCCTTGGAAAGGTCCGAGTACAAGCTCCTCCCCATCCAGCAAATAAAAGCCAACCCAGTTAATATCGCTCAAAAATTGCTGGAGCAGCGCCGAAGCATTGGCCAAATTAGCCAGCTGGCTGGGCTCATCTTCGATAAGCCCCTCCAATTGCTTCAGCAGCAGGCGTTCGTTCTCTTCTTTTGTTCCTGTATAAAGTTGTTCAGTAAACATTACTTACTCCTGACTGATTTTGATCGCTTGCTCCAAATCATAAATAATATCGTCAATGCCTTCTGTGCCGACAGATAAACGAATGAGTCCAGGCGTAACGCCGGATGCAAGCTGGCTTTGCTCATCGAGCTGTTGATGCGTTGTGCTTGCAGGATGGATAATGAGCGACTTCGAATCGCCGACGTTGGCAAGATGTGAAAATAGCTCCACGCCATGAATCAGCTTTTTGCCTGCTTCCACGCCGCCTTTAATGCCGAAGCTGATAATGGCGCCTTGGCCCTTCGGCAAATATTTTTGCGCCAGCGCATGCGATGCATGGCTTGCGAGACCCGGATAGCTTACCCATTCCACTGATTCGTGCTGTTCCAAATAATTGGCGACGGCAAGGGCATTAGAGCTGTGGCGTTCCATACGCAAATGCAGCGT
This genomic window contains:
- a CDS encoding helix-turn-helix domain-containing protein → MAMGARIKQLRTQRGLTQQEIAEQLGMGRSNFGHIENDRVVPTSEDLQKIADILHTTADYLLGRRDAFAEHVPDWATAKDKRDFKKMLEEDGEVMFDGVPMSQGDRQRVMDVLTGLFWEAKQMNKRAPKPEITDKTTDHTEG
- a CDS encoding ImmA/IrrE family metallo-endopeptidase yields the protein MDKLILRLVRKFQTRDPFVIANGLGIHIRYADLGHETRGFYYKKLRRRFIVIHERLPDDWQRFVCAHELGHDRLHPGFSRFWLDEQSFINVGKYERQANKFAVRLLTSGDTIGRSESIGELLQRNGVPKEMDKFYF
- a CDS encoding GAF domain-containing protein, yielding MFTEQLYTGTKEENERLLLKQLEGLIEDEPSQLANLANASALLQQFLSDINWVGFYLLDGEELVLGPFQGKPACTRIKVGRGVCGTAVSRGEAVLVADVHQFPGHIACDSASNSELVIPLKRDGAVIGVLDIDSPQFSRFDETDLATLTAFVNILEKYL